ACCAATAGGCATCGGTGAGATCATCATCGCCGCGGAGAACGCGGAGGAGTTTGGCCGGGTCAAAAAACCAGCCCAGACCTTTTTTCTGCGTGTAGAACATGTTGGCGCCGTCTACAAAGATAGACAGGCGTTTTTTTGCATAGGGATACGCCATCTGATACATCCGGGTTCGGTTAACGGTTCTGCTTTACGCAGCGCGGGCGATTTTTCGAGAGGTCATTTCCGCGCTGAAGGTAGAGGTGCTTCTGCCGGGGATGCTGCGGTTATTGCAGTCCCTCGGCGCCCGCCACGACTTCGAGGAGTTCCCTCGTGATGGCCGACTGGCGGGCTTTATTGTAAGTCAGCGTCAAGGACTCGATGAGTTCCTGCGCGTTATTGGTGGCGCTTTCCATGGCCGTCATGCGGGCACCCATCTCGGCCGCGAACGATTCGAGGAGGATTCGCCACAACTGCACTTTCACGAACAGCGGCAGGATGGCGTCAAGAATCTCGTCCTCGGAGGGTTCGTAGATGATGTCGGCGGTGATGGCATGCTCGTCGGCGGGA
This bacterium DNA region includes the following protein-coding sequences:
- a CDS encoding F0F1 ATP synthase subunit gamma; this translates as PADEHAITADIIYEPSEDEILDAILPLFVKVQLWRILLESFAAEMGARMTAMESATNNAQELIESLTLTYNKARQSAITRELLEVVAGAEGLQ